A section of the Sceloporus undulatus isolate JIND9_A2432 ecotype Alabama chromosome 3, SceUnd_v1.1, whole genome shotgun sequence genome encodes:
- the KLHL30 gene encoding kelch-like protein 30, protein MVRNIDDFDFCLPSHPQSILEGLHALRSNPKLADVTLIVGGHEFLCHRSILALCSHYFNAMFAGDFLESFSARVEIKDVDPAVMESLIDFAYTGKVTINQGNVEALIRTSNQLHFPIIRKVCSRYLRQQMDATNCLGICEFGELHGCPEVSSKAWSFLQENFELVSQQEEFLQLSKERLITYLSNSLLQVQEEQSLLEAVLRWVKYEKSARSIHLPELLDLVHLVSLPDQCLQNLLSSEPLIQESEACKTIITRHRSTVENRPFVQQRLKALPQKLEEVLVVVGGRALDENEEEGQSPPISRNFAFYNTKTKNWIALPDFPDYNKWGFSMIALNNDVYVTGGSRGSQNDTWSTTQSWCFCLKKGAWKSIAPMLKPRTNHANAVLNGEIYAIGGTKVDIVEVECYDPYNDSWCFVSPALKYVSNFAVAGCLGKLYLIGSCAVKYNALTLQCYNPAIDVWSVIASPFIPKYLSGPRCASLHGVIYLIGDNTKKVYVYDPDANIWQKVQQLHTLHENGGMVPLGGKLFVTGGYWKGMDGDYQVEMETYDCAKDVWKKEGSLPCLWLYHSSSSIFMDISKWTEPFLGNQL, encoded by the exons ATGGTGAGGAACATTGATGATTTCGATTTTTGCCTTCCATCTCATCCTCAGTCCATTCTGGAAGGGCTGCACGCCTTACGCTCCAACCCCAAACTCGCAGATGTCACCTTGATTGTTGGGGGACATGAATTTCTCTGCCATCGCAGTATCCTGGCCCTCTGCAGTCACTACTTCAATGCCATGTTTGCTGGTGACTTCCTGGAAAGCTTTTCAGCCCGTGTAGAGATCAAAGATGTGGATCCTGCTGTTATGGAGTCTTTGATTGACTTTGCTTACACAGGGAAGGTGACCATCAATCAGGGGAATGTAGAGGCTCTAATTCGGACATCCAACCAACTCCACTTCCCCATTATCCGGAAAGTTTGCAGTCGGTACCTAAGGCAGCAGATGGATGCAACCAACTGTTTAGGAATTTGTGAGTTTGGGGAGTTGCATGGCTGTCCAGAGGTATCATCCAAGGCCTGGTCATTTCTGCAGGAGAATTTTGAGCTTGTGTCTCAACAGGAAGAGTTTCTTCAGCTATCCAAAGAGAGATTGATTACTTATCTGTCCAACAGTCTACTACAAGTACAGGAAGAACAGAGCCTGCTTGAGGCTGTGCTCAGGTGGGTGAAGTATGAAAAATCTGCTAGGTCCATCCACCTTCCAGAGCTCCTTGATTTAGTGCATCTGGTCTCATTGCCAGATCAGTGTCTTCAGAACCTCTTGTCATCAGAACCACTGATTCAGGAATCAGAAGCTTGCAAGACCATCATCACCAGACATCGCAGCACG GTGGAGAACAGGCCTTTTGTCCAGCAGAGACTGAAAGCCCTTCCACAAAAGCTTGAAGAGGTGCTGGTGGTGGTAGGAGGTAGAGCTTTGGATGagaatgaagaagaaggacaaTCACCACCAATTTCCAGGAACTTTGCATTTTATAACACCAAAACAA AAAACTGGATTGCTCTACCGGATTTTCCAGATTATAATAAATGGGGCTTTTCTATGATTGCTCTGAACAATGATGTTTATGTTACAG GTGGCTCCCGAGGCTCCCAGAATGACACATGGTCCACAACCCAGTCTTGGTGCTTCTGCCTGAAGAAGGGTGCCTGGAAATCTATTGCTCCAATGCTGAAGCCTCGGACAAACCATGCTAATGCTGTCCTCAATGGAGAGATCTATGCCATTGGTG GCACCAAAGTGGACATTGTGGAGGTGGAGTGCTATGATCCTTATAATGACAGCTGGTGTTTTGTCAGTCCTGCCCTGAAGTATGTCAGCAACTTTGCTGTAGCTGGATGTCTTGGCAAGCTATACCTGATTGGGTCTTGTGCTGTCAAATACAATGCCTTGACCCTGCAGTGTTACAACCCTGCCATTG ATGTCTGGAGTGTAATTGCATCGCCTTTCATCCCAAAGTACCTGTCTGGTCCTCGCTGTGCCTCTTTGCATGGAGTAATATACCTTATTGGTGACAACACAAAGAAAGTGTATGTGTATGATCCAGATGCTAACATATGGCAGAAG GTGCAGCAACTTCACAccctccatgaaaatggaggcatGGTACCCCTTGGAGGTAAACTTTTTGTCACAGGGGGCTATTGGAAAGGTATGGATGGTGACTATCAGGTGGAGATGGAAACATACGATTGTGCCAAAGATGTCTGGAAAAAGGAAGGGTCTCTCCCATGTTTATGGCTCTACCATAGTTCCTCTTCTATCTTCATGGATATTTCAAAATGGACAGAACCTTTCCTGGGAAATCAGTTGTAA